In Daphnia magna isolate NIES linkage group LG7, ASM2063170v1.1, whole genome shotgun sequence, a single genomic region encodes these proteins:
- the LOC116927145 gene encoding uncharacterized protein LOC116927145 isoform X1, with translation MLCRFPRRLSFSALIVGAIVGFFIYWVIDIQPYKPYLVNETGFMDSHTLFDNFNNATGVKDFIVPNIIHFIRFQNFELGFIDYVVLKAAMRNHRPDKFYYHTDVKDAKCQGKYWEWVKKDQELWSRIEVKYLEMPTEIFGQKLSDDFGIYHGSDISRLRILKKYGGIYLDNDCFVIQSLDKYRKFECVVNWDEDQFLGNQVIIANKNARILPHWLNTYKVYRIDEWYYNGGERPTVEILYRHPELIHRVKGNFGADTGVSSNVYADPQMDWRRLDIIHLLAGHRSYMDPNFNITPVLDENTIRTYPYPFGEMAREVLDIPHP, from the exons ATGCTGTGTCGCTTTCCTCGCCGATTGTCCTTTTCAGCCCTGATTGTTGGTGCGATCGTTGGGTTCTTCATCTACTGGGTCATCGACATTCAGCCATACAAACC gTACCTTGTGAATGAAACTGGGTTTATGGATTCTCACACACTATTCGATAATTTCAACAATGCAACCGGTGTCAAAGATTTCATCGTGCCCAATATCATCCATTTTATCCGATTCCAAAATTTTGAGCTGGGCTTTATCGATTACGTGGTACTCAAGGCCGCGATGCGCAATCACCGACCCGATAAATTCTATTATCACACGGATGTCAAAGACGCCAAATGCCAAGGAAAGTATTGGGAATGGGTGAAAAAGGATCAAGAATTGTGGTCTCGAATCGAAGTCAAGTACCTCGAAATGCCAACGGAAATCTTTGGACAAAAACTGAGCGATGATTTTGGTATATACCACGGCAGTGACATATCACGTTTACGCATTTTGAAAAAGTACGGAGGCATCTATTTGGATAATGATTGCTTCGTTATCCAATCGCTGGACAAGTATCGCAAATTCGAATGCGTCGTCAACTGGGACGAAGATCAATTTCTTGGCAATCAAGTCATCATCGCCAATAAGAACGCCCGAATCCTGCCTCATTGGTTAAACACTTACAAAGTGTATCGTATAGACGAATG GTACTACAACGGTGGAGAGCGACCCACAGTGGAAATTTTGTACCGCCATCCAGAATTGATTCACCGCGTGAAAGGCAATTTCGGAGCAGACACTGGTGTTTCGTCCAATGTCTATGCGGATCCACAAATGGACTGGCGTCGTTTAGACATCATTCATTTGCTTGCTGGCCACCGCTCTTACA TGGATCCCAATTTCAACATAACGCCCGTTTTGGATGAAAACACCATTCGCACGTACCCCTATCCGTTTGGAGAAATGGCTCGCGAAGTTCTTGATATTCCCCACCCTTGA
- the LOC116927145 gene encoding uncharacterized protein LOC116927145 isoform X2 has protein sequence MYLVNETGFMDSHTLFDNFNNATGVKDFIVPNIIHFIRFQNFELGFIDYVVLKAAMRNHRPDKFYYHTDVKDAKCQGKYWEWVKKDQELWSRIEVKYLEMPTEIFGQKLSDDFGIYHGSDISRLRILKKYGGIYLDNDCFVIQSLDKYRKFECVVNWDEDQFLGNQVIIANKNARILPHWLNTYKVYRIDEWYYNGGERPTVEILYRHPELIHRVKGNFGADTGVSSNVYADPQMDWRRLDIIHLLAGHRSYMDPNFNITPVLDENTIRTYPYPFGEMAREVLDIPHP, from the exons AT gTACCTTGTGAATGAAACTGGGTTTATGGATTCTCACACACTATTCGATAATTTCAACAATGCAACCGGTGTCAAAGATTTCATCGTGCCCAATATCATCCATTTTATCCGATTCCAAAATTTTGAGCTGGGCTTTATCGATTACGTGGTACTCAAGGCCGCGATGCGCAATCACCGACCCGATAAATTCTATTATCACACGGATGTCAAAGACGCCAAATGCCAAGGAAAGTATTGGGAATGGGTGAAAAAGGATCAAGAATTGTGGTCTCGAATCGAAGTCAAGTACCTCGAAATGCCAACGGAAATCTTTGGACAAAAACTGAGCGATGATTTTGGTATATACCACGGCAGTGACATATCACGTTTACGCATTTTGAAAAAGTACGGAGGCATCTATTTGGATAATGATTGCTTCGTTATCCAATCGCTGGACAAGTATCGCAAATTCGAATGCGTCGTCAACTGGGACGAAGATCAATTTCTTGGCAATCAAGTCATCATCGCCAATAAGAACGCCCGAATCCTGCCTCATTGGTTAAACACTTACAAAGTGTATCGTATAGACGAATG GTACTACAACGGTGGAGAGCGACCCACAGTGGAAATTTTGTACCGCCATCCAGAATTGATTCACCGCGTGAAAGGCAATTTCGGAGCAGACACTGGTGTTTCGTCCAATGTCTATGCGGATCCACAAATGGACTGGCGTCGTTTAGACATCATTCATTTGCTTGCTGGCCACCGCTCTTACA TGGATCCCAATTTCAACATAACGCCCGTTTTGGATGAAAACACCATTCGCACGTACCCCTATCCGTTTGGAGAAATGGCTCGCGAAGTTCTTGATATTCCCCACCCTTGA
- the LOC116927098 gene encoding uncharacterized protein LOC116927098, which translates to MCRFPLRILFLTLIIGVILSFVIFSDVDVQPFKMSALRYVNEAEFINTYAFFDSFDNATGVNDFIVPNIIHFIRFRNFELGFVDYVVLKAAMRNHRPDKFYYHTDVKDAKCEGKYWEWVKKDQELWSRIEVKYLELPTEIFGQKLSDGWGLFHGSDISRLRILKKYGGIYLDNDCFVIQSLDKYRKFECVVNWDENQFLGNQVIIANKNARILPLWLDTYKEYHSDLWYYNGGERPTVEILYRHPELIHRVKGNFGADTGVSVSVYKNPQMDWRRLDIIHLLMGHRSYMDPNFNKTPIFDENTIRTYPYPFGEMAREVLDLPHP; encoded by the exons atGTGCCGTTTTCCTCTTCGAATCCTCTTTCTAACGTTGATTATTGGCGTGATTCTTAGCTTCGTCATATTCTCTGACGTCGATGTTCAGCCGTTTAAAAT gTCTGCTTTGAGATACGTGAATGAAGCAGAGTTTATCAACACTTATGCATTTTTCGATAGTTTCGACAATGCAACCGGTGTCAATGATTTCATCGTGCCCAATATCATCCATTTTATCCGATTCCGAAATTTTGAGCTGGGCTTTGTCGATTACGTGGTACTCAAAGCCGCGATGCGCAATCACCGACCGGACAAATTCTATTACCACACGGATGTCAAAGACGCTAAATGCGAAGGAAAGTATTGGGAATGGGTGAAAAAAGACCAAGAATTGTGGTCTCGAATCGAAGTCAAGTACCTCGAATTGCCAACGGAAATCTTTGGACAAAAACTGAGTGACGGATGGGGTTTATTCCACGGCAGTGACATATCGCGTTTAcgtattttgaaaaagtacGGAGGCATCTATTTGGATAATGATTGCTTCGTTATCCAATCATTAGACAAGTATCGCAAATTTGAATGCGTCGTCAACTGGGACGAAAATCAATTTCTTGGCAATCAAGTCATCATTGCAAACAAGAACGCTCGCATTCTGCCTCTATGGCTAGACACTTATAAAGAGTATCATTCGGACTTGTG GTATTACAACGGTGGAGAGCGACCCACAGTGGAAATTTTGTATCGTCACCCAGAGTTGATTCACCGTGTCAAAGGTAATTTCGGAGCAGACACGGGTGTATCAGTCAGCGTCTATAAGAATCCACAAATGGACTGGCGTCGTTTAGACATCATCCATTTGCTCATGGGGCATCGCTCGTACA TGGATCCCAATTTCAACAAGACGCCCATATTCGATGAAAACACCATTCGCACCTATCCATATCCTTTCGGAGAAATGGCCCGGGAAGTTCTTGATCTGCCCCACCCCTGA
- the LOC116927228 gene encoding uncharacterized protein LOC116927228 codes for MSFSSMNRWIKVILVFSIITDLAISPSGANSIAPVTKQPFNERNCKKPQSRIAYLEDEYADYNSAAVYLPHAAIVQWCDNSIGCCKKGHRYVSTKEEKVAFDFQEFLHGNKTKKTVLLTNHLHCECHSVW; via the exons ATGTCCTTCTCTTCTATGAATCGGTGGATTAAAGTTATTCTCGTGTTCTCGATTATTACCGATTTGGCCATTTCGCCAAGCGGAGCCAATAGCATTGCACCGGTAACCAAACAGCCGTTTAACGAACGAAATTGCAAGAAACCCCAATCACGAATCGCTTACCTGG AAGATGAATATGCTGATTACAATTCAGCGGCTGTTTACCTGCCTCACGCAGCTATTGTTCAGTGGTGCGATAATTCCATCGGATGTTGCAAAAAGGGCCATCGCTACGTGTCCACCAAGGAAGAGAAAGTGGCCTTTGACTTTCAGGAATTCCTGCATGGCAACAAGACGAAGAAAACAGTTTTATTGACTAATCATTTGCATTGCGAATGTCACAGTGTGTGGTAA